One genomic segment of Kocuria rhizophila DC2201 includes these proteins:
- a CDS encoding geranylgeranyl reductase family protein, with translation MKVVISGGGPAGATAAYWLASQGIRVTVLEKTGYPREKVCGDGLTPRAVRQMQLMGLPHGEAEGYTRNLGLRLVAAGRTVEFPWPELTDFPSYGLVRTRTGFDEDLVRHAQRAGAEIVEHRAVKDVLRDGTGRVVGVRATVMDPATGRRTAETEEHTADLVLAADGNSTRTAIAAGLHRRTDRPMGVAVRTYYRSPRSALDWMEGWLELQDGSDPARPLLPGYGWVFGVGDGTANVGLGILDTSPAFGTLDYRCVLRDWVASMPADWTFDPEHQVGRIGSAALPMAGNRTPHYVPGLMLLGDAAGLVSPFNGEGISNAMESGLFAASCVLDAAAANGAQQRENALARYPQLVRAEWGAHFTQGRALAELIGHPALLSAAVRAGMRVPALMRFAVQLMTELSDTPARSVTDRAIAVLDALTPAR, from the coding sequence GTGAAGGTAGTGATCAGCGGGGGTGGCCCCGCCGGCGCCACGGCGGCGTACTGGCTCGCGAGCCAGGGCATCCGCGTGACGGTGCTCGAGAAGACCGGCTACCCCCGGGAGAAGGTGTGCGGGGACGGTCTCACGCCCCGCGCGGTGCGGCAGATGCAGCTCATGGGCCTGCCCCACGGCGAGGCCGAGGGCTACACGCGCAACCTCGGGCTGCGGCTCGTGGCGGCCGGGCGCACCGTGGAGTTCCCGTGGCCCGAGCTCACAGACTTCCCCTCCTACGGGCTGGTGCGCACGCGCACGGGCTTCGACGAGGACCTCGTGCGCCACGCGCAGCGGGCCGGGGCGGAGATCGTGGAGCACCGCGCCGTGAAGGACGTGCTGCGGGACGGCACCGGGCGCGTGGTGGGCGTGCGTGCCACCGTGATGGACCCCGCCACCGGGCGGCGCACCGCCGAGACCGAGGAGCACACCGCGGACCTCGTGCTCGCCGCGGACGGCAACTCCACCCGCACGGCGATCGCCGCGGGACTGCACCGGCGCACCGACCGCCCCATGGGTGTGGCCGTGCGCACGTACTACCGCTCGCCGCGCTCCGCGCTGGACTGGATGGAGGGCTGGCTCGAGCTGCAGGACGGCTCCGACCCCGCCCGCCCGCTGCTGCCCGGCTACGGCTGGGTGTTCGGCGTGGGGGACGGCACCGCCAACGTGGGGCTCGGCATCCTGGACACCTCGCCCGCCTTCGGCACCCTGGACTACCGCTGCGTGCTGCGGGACTGGGTGGCCTCGATGCCCGCGGACTGGACCTTCGATCCCGAGCACCAGGTGGGCCGGATCGGCTCCGCGGCCCTGCCCATGGCCGGCAACCGCACCCCCCACTACGTCCCAGGGCTCATGCTCCTGGGCGACGCCGCCGGGCTCGTCTCCCCGTTCAACGGCGAGGGGATCTCCAACGCCATGGAGTCCGGGCTCTTCGCGGCGTCCTGCGTGCTCGACGCCGCCGCGGCCAACGGCGCCCAGCAGCGCGAGAACGCCCTCGCGCGGTACCCGCAGCTCGTGCGCGCCGAGTGGGGCGCCCACTTCACTCAGGGCCGGGCGCTCGCCGAGCTCATCGGCCACCCCGCGCTCCTCTCCGCGGCGGTGCGCGCCGGGATGCGCGTGCCCGCGCTGATGCGCTTCGCCGTGCAGCTCATGACCGAGCTCTCCGACACCCCCGCCCGCAGTGTGACCGACCGCGCCATCGCGGTGCTCGACGCGCTGACACCCGCGCGCTGA
- a CDS encoding polyprenyl synthetase family protein — MTEPSRLDGTLRLPAGFELIAQDPHLGPLMLGSLERVEQRLGESVRSSDQLADVTAHHLLAAGGKRVRPLLALLAAEVAGSVNEDVIEAAVVVELTHLASLYHDDVMDSAPMRRGVETAHTVWGNTVAILTGDMIFARASAMVSALGQESLMIQASTFERLVIGQLRETTGPAEGQDPLEHYLEVIAGKTGSLIAASGQYGALLGGAPRSVVDLMVVYGEKVGLAFQLADDIIDLTGHPDVSGKTRGTDLREGVDTLPVLLLRRDAAGDNPAAAASAQNILRLIDGDLTDDAALATAVAAVSDHPAAAEAWQIANRWADEAIEALAPLPESVAKAALIEFAHAVVHRNG, encoded by the coding sequence GTGACTGAACCCAGCCGCCTCGATGGCACCTTGCGCCTGCCCGCAGGGTTTGAGCTCATTGCCCAGGACCCCCACCTGGGGCCCCTCATGCTGGGCTCCCTCGAACGCGTGGAGCAGCGGCTGGGGGAGTCCGTGCGCTCCTCGGACCAGCTCGCAGACGTCACCGCACACCACCTGCTCGCCGCCGGCGGCAAGCGGGTCCGCCCCCTGCTGGCGCTGCTCGCCGCGGAGGTGGCCGGTTCCGTCAACGAGGACGTCATCGAGGCCGCCGTGGTCGTGGAGCTCACCCACCTGGCCTCCCTCTACCACGACGACGTCATGGACTCCGCGCCCATGCGCCGCGGCGTGGAGACCGCGCACACCGTGTGGGGCAACACCGTGGCCATCCTCACCGGGGACATGATCTTCGCCCGCGCCTCCGCCATGGTCTCCGCCCTGGGCCAGGAGTCCCTGATGATTCAGGCCAGCACCTTCGAGCGGCTCGTGATCGGGCAGCTGCGCGAGACCACCGGCCCCGCCGAGGGCCAGGACCCCCTGGAGCACTACCTTGAGGTGATCGCCGGCAAGACCGGCTCCCTGATCGCCGCGAGCGGCCAGTACGGCGCGCTGCTGGGCGGGGCACCCCGCTCCGTGGTGGACCTCATGGTGGTCTACGGCGAGAAGGTGGGCCTCGCGTTCCAGCTCGCGGACGACATCATCGACCTCACGGGCCACCCGGACGTCTCCGGCAAGACCCGCGGCACGGACCTGCGCGAGGGCGTGGACACCCTTCCAGTGCTCCTGCTGCGCCGCGACGCCGCCGGCGATAACCCCGCCGCCGCGGCCTCCGCCCAGAACATCCTCCGTCTGATCGACGGGGACCTCACCGACGACGCCGCCCTGGCCACCGCCGTGGCGGCCGTCTCGGACCATCCCGCGGCCGCCGAGGCCTGGCAGATCGCCAACCGGTGGGCGGACGAGGCCATCGAGGCACTGGCACCCCTGCCGGAGTCCGTGGCCAAGGCGGCACTGATCGAATTCGCCCACGCGGTGGTCCACCGCAACGGCTGA
- a CDS encoding sodium-dependent transporter produces MSTEKARGGAAKEAFSGRTMFIFAAIGSAVGLGNIWRFPYVAFDNGGGAFIIPYLVALLTAGIPLLMLDYAVGHRYRGSAPLSFRRLHPKLETIGWWQLSICVVIAIYYALIIGWAMQYTVFSFSKAWGDDPSSFFMKDYMKVSDTVTIGFDFIWPVFIATAIAWLVLLVVLMMGVQNGIGKLNVVLIPLLVVMFLIMVGMALTLPGAAAGLDALFTPSWSALGDSSVWVAAYGQIFFSLSVGFGIMVTYASYLKPRSDLSGSALVVGFANSSFEILAGIGVFAALGFMATASGTQVADVATSGIGLAFIAFPAIISQAPFGTLIGVLFFGALAFAGFTSLISIVEVIVAGVRDKLGLSRPAAVALVVLPLAAVSLLFFPTTTGLNLLDVVDAFVNNFGIVAAALMSVLLLTSGFTALPTLRDHINSVSSFKLGRTWMIMAGGVTPVILGYILIDQLTQTVAEGYNDMPQWFVNVFGWGMAVGLIVISYLLSKLPWSRRTSEAFTSPAPSVQDAYLDRKALAEQRSLTHYPDTAGRTAALDQDFSLRAIDRGTVVQRTMPWSRTPAGDGAAQQTASAGTATRTSEGELS; encoded by the coding sequence ATGTCCACAGAAAAAGCACGTGGCGGCGCCGCCAAGGAAGCATTTTCCGGGCGCACCATGTTCATCTTCGCCGCGATCGGCTCCGCCGTGGGTCTCGGCAACATCTGGCGCTTCCCGTACGTCGCGTTCGACAACGGCGGCGGCGCCTTCATCATCCCCTACCTGGTGGCCCTGCTGACCGCCGGTATCCCGCTGCTCATGCTCGACTACGCGGTGGGTCACCGCTACCGCGGGTCCGCCCCGCTGTCCTTCCGACGGCTGCACCCCAAACTCGAGACCATCGGGTGGTGGCAGCTGAGCATCTGCGTGGTCATCGCCATCTACTACGCGCTGATCATCGGCTGGGCCATGCAGTACACCGTGTTCTCCTTCAGCAAGGCGTGGGGTGACGACCCCTCCTCCTTCTTCATGAAGGACTACATGAAGGTCTCGGACACCGTGACCATCGGCTTCGACTTCATCTGGCCGGTGTTCATCGCCACCGCCATCGCGTGGCTCGTGCTGCTCGTGGTGCTGATGATGGGCGTGCAGAACGGCATCGGCAAGCTCAACGTGGTGCTGATCCCACTGCTCGTGGTCATGTTCTTGATCATGGTGGGCATGGCCCTGACGCTGCCGGGTGCCGCCGCGGGTCTGGACGCCCTGTTCACCCCGTCCTGGTCCGCACTGGGTGATTCCTCCGTGTGGGTCGCGGCCTACGGGCAGATCTTCTTCTCCCTCTCGGTGGGTTTCGGCATCATGGTCACCTACGCGTCCTACCTCAAGCCCCGCTCGGACCTCTCCGGCTCCGCGCTCGTGGTCGGTTTCGCGAACTCGTCCTTCGAGATCCTCGCCGGTATCGGCGTGTTCGCCGCCCTGGGCTTCATGGCCACCGCGTCCGGGACCCAGGTCGCGGACGTGGCCACCTCCGGCATCGGCCTCGCGTTCATCGCGTTCCCCGCGATCATCTCCCAGGCCCCGTTCGGCACGCTGATCGGCGTGCTGTTCTTCGGCGCCCTAGCCTTCGCGGGCTTCACGTCCCTGATCTCCATCGTGGAGGTCATCGTGGCCGGTGTGCGTGACAAGCTCGGGCTCTCCCGCCCGGCGGCCGTGGCCCTCGTGGTGCTGCCGCTGGCCGCGGTGTCCCTGCTGTTCTTCCCCACCACCACGGGCCTGAACCTGCTGGACGTGGTGGACGCGTTCGTCAACAACTTCGGCATCGTGGCCGCCGCGCTGATGTCCGTGCTTCTGCTGACCTCCGGGTTCACCGCGCTGCCCACGCTGCGCGACCACATCAACTCGGTGTCCTCCTTCAAGCTCGGACGCACCTGGATGATTATGGCCGGCGGTGTGACCCCGGTGATCCTGGGCTACATCCTCATCGACCAGCTCACCCAGACCGTGGCCGAAGGCTACAACGACATGCCGCAGTGGTTCGTGAACGTCTTCGGGTGGGGCATGGCCGTGGGGCTGATCGTGATCTCCTACCTGCTGTCCAAGCTGCCGTGGAGCAGGCGCACCAGTGAGGCATTCACGAGCCCCGCACCGTCCGTGCAGGACGCCTACCTGGACCGCAAGGCCCTGGCCGAGCAGCGCTCGCTGACCCACTACCCGGACACCGCCGGGCGCACCGCCGCGCTGGACCAGGACTTCTCCCTGCGCGCCATCGACCGCGGCACCGTGGTGCAGCGCACCATGCCGTGGTCCCGCACCCCCGCCGGTGACGGCGCCGCCCAGCAGACCGCCTCTGCGGGCACCGCGACCCGCACCTCCGAAGGAGAACTCTCATGA
- a CDS encoding methionine/alanine import family NSS transporter small subunit, with translation MNTSAVVMMVVAMLLVWGGLVLALVNIKRSPEQVDELDTPAEGEQADGRTAQDDAARVPAHGDVTHRAGDGDVARTGQRSAADAAGAPGTERAPGHRG, from the coding sequence ATGAACACCTCCGCAGTCGTCATGATGGTCGTGGCCATGCTCCTCGTGTGGGGCGGGCTGGTCCTGGCGCTCGTCAACATCAAGCGCTCCCCGGAGCAGGTGGACGAGCTCGACACCCCCGCCGAGGGCGAGCAGGCGGACGGCCGCACGGCGCAGGACGACGCCGCCCGCGTCCCCGCCCACGGTGACGTCACCCACCGCGCGGGGGACGGCGACGTCGCCCGCACCGGTCAGCGCAGCGCGGCGGACGCCGCGGGCGCACCGGGGACCGAGCGGGCTCCGGGCCACCGCGGCTGA
- the rarD gene encoding EamA family transporter RarD — translation MSNEITSGPDPDQHRRGRAGVGYGFGAYAIWGLLPLYFVLLAPATPYEIVAMRVVFSLLFCLLLLAATRGLRQYGRLFRDRQAVLALTVAGVLIAGNWLLYTVAATTGHTLEASLGYFINPIVAILLGVLVLHETLRPLQWAAIGVGVVAVLVMAVFYGAIPWLSLGLAFTFGFYGLVKSRLGARYPALVTLAAETTMITPLALVAVGVLGAAGQITLVSEGPGHFLLLLAAGVITAVPLLLFGAAASRLPLSTLGMIQYVAPIGQFILAIALFHEEMPPQRWAGFVLVWIAVVLLVLDAVRAPRAPRLPRR, via the coding sequence GTGAGTAACGAGATAACTTCCGGCCCGGATCCCGACCAGCACCGTCGGGGCCGGGCCGGAGTCGGCTACGGCTTCGGGGCCTACGCCATCTGGGGTCTGCTGCCCCTGTACTTCGTGCTGCTGGCACCGGCCACCCCGTACGAGATCGTGGCCATGCGCGTGGTCTTCTCCCTGCTGTTCTGCCTGCTGCTGCTCGCGGCCACCCGGGGTCTGCGCCAGTACGGGCGGCTGTTCCGGGACCGCCAGGCGGTACTGGCCCTGACCGTGGCCGGTGTGCTGATCGCGGGCAACTGGCTGCTGTACACGGTGGCCGCCACCACGGGCCACACGCTGGAGGCGTCCCTGGGGTACTTCATCAACCCCATCGTGGCCATCCTGCTGGGCGTACTCGTGCTGCACGAGACGCTGCGGCCCCTGCAGTGGGCTGCCATCGGGGTGGGGGTGGTCGCGGTGCTCGTGATGGCCGTGTTCTACGGCGCCATCCCGTGGCTGTCCCTGGGGCTCGCGTTCACGTTCGGCTTCTACGGCCTGGTCAAGTCCCGCCTGGGCGCGCGCTACCCCGCGCTGGTCACGCTCGCCGCGGAGACCACCATGATCACCCCGCTCGCCCTCGTGGCCGTGGGAGTGCTGGGTGCGGCCGGGCAGATCACCCTGGTCTCCGAGGGGCCCGGGCACTTCCTGCTCCTGCTGGCCGCGGGCGTGATCACCGCCGTGCCGCTGCTGCTGTTCGGCGCGGCCGCCTCCCGCCTGCCGCTGAGCACTCTGGGGATGATCCAGTACGTGGCACCGATCGGCCAGTTCATCCTGGCCATCGCCCTGTTCCACGAGGAGATGCCCCCGCAGCGCTGGGCCGGTTTCGTGCTCGTGTGGATCGCCGTGGTGCTGCTGGTGCTCGACGCCGTCCGCGCACCGCGCGCACCCCGCCTGCCCCGCCGCTGA
- a CDS encoding DUF6882 domain-containing protein: MTKTLQELIDESIFISTEYQAVLAELSQGADWDVDFSAPSFTLQTTPPVTLTPYLLGTESAARGSFVWCWQELGHFNPEVVSAAVQAKQAGERHEVPELSTAELTLQDGLARRLTLAAKAATGLYAHYPARAGGNITAWLLLDGPQFELPRLTEQRMMQVIGESLTTDTAVDHNLAVASYAKLRGAHVEWDTDATCVVTVHDGAQRFWFDDHQITGVEPAEPSVGEDELRELERRAEALRAALAEDRRAAVTQAERLGEQQRAEAAERKVREREEAAAAASSAPAAEEEPLPSELSPEDIEAPEPEQPEGDVAVPASRVRDADLPFDQEPTGPAEPGRVETTVLPGSEGTLTAGPQASPHPNTTAMSRIPDPDFAATQPGTSEEGPAAETRTGAPVETGRGADAEQRTAREAEVSPAVTREEVRTERAVSEDRVERETVEETVVERETVAGPGAPEDDLSAPAVVDGQEVETNEQAERKGRKKRGFLSRFFDL; encoded by the coding sequence ATGACGAAAACTTTGCAGGAGCTGATCGACGAGTCGATCTTCATCTCCACCGAGTACCAGGCAGTGCTGGCCGAGCTGTCCCAGGGTGCGGATTGGGACGTGGACTTCTCCGCGCCGTCGTTCACCCTGCAGACCACCCCGCCGGTCACCCTCACCCCGTACCTGCTGGGCACCGAGTCCGCGGCCCGCGGGTCCTTCGTGTGGTGCTGGCAGGAGCTGGGGCACTTCAACCCGGAGGTGGTCTCCGCGGCGGTGCAGGCCAAGCAGGCCGGTGAGCGCCACGAGGTCCCGGAGCTGAGCACCGCGGAGCTGACCCTGCAGGACGGCCTCGCACGCCGTCTCACGCTGGCCGCCAAGGCCGCCACCGGCCTGTACGCGCACTACCCCGCGCGCGCCGGGGGCAACATCACCGCGTGGCTGCTGCTGGACGGCCCGCAGTTCGAGCTGCCGCGCCTGACCGAGCAGCGGATGATGCAGGTGATCGGCGAGTCCCTCACCACGGACACCGCGGTGGACCACAACCTGGCCGTGGCCAGCTACGCCAAGCTGCGCGGCGCGCACGTGGAGTGGGACACGGACGCCACGTGCGTGGTCACGGTCCACGACGGCGCCCAGCGCTTCTGGTTCGACGACCACCAGATCACGGGCGTGGAGCCGGCCGAGCCCTCCGTGGGCGAGGACGAGCTGCGCGAGCTCGAGCGCCGGGCCGAGGCCCTGCGCGCGGCTCTCGCCGAGGACCGCCGCGCCGCCGTGACCCAGGCGGAGCGCCTCGGGGAGCAGCAGCGCGCCGAGGCTGCCGAGCGCAAGGTGCGCGAGCGCGAGGAGGCCGCCGCGGCGGCGTCGTCCGCGCCCGCCGCTGAGGAGGAGCCGCTGCCGAGCGAGCTGTCCCCCGAGGACATCGAGGCGCCGGAGCCCGAGCAGCCCGAGGGGGACGTCGCCGTTCCCGCGAGCCGTGTGCGGGACGCGGACCTGCCCTTCGACCAGGAGCCCACCGGCCCCGCCGAGCCCGGCCGCGTGGAGACCACCGTGCTGCCCGGTTCCGAGGGGACCCTCACCGCGGGCCCGCAGGCCTCCCCGCACCCCAACACCACCGCCATGTCCCGGATCCCGGACCCGGACTTCGCCGCGACCCAGCCGGGCACCTCCGAGGAAGGCCCCGCCGCGGAGACCCGCACCGGGGCGCCCGTCGAGACCGGCCGTGGCGCGGACGCCGAGCAGCGCACCGCGCGCGAGGCAGAGGTCTCCCCCGCCGTCACGCGGGAGGAGGTCCGCACCGAGCGCGCGGTGTCCGAGGACCGCGTGGAGCGCGAGACCGTCGAGGAGACCGTGGTGGAGCGCGAGACCGTCGCGGGCCCGGGTGCCCCCGAGGACGACCTCTCCGCCCCCGCCGTGGTGGACGGCCAGGAGGTCGAGACCAACGAGCAGGCCGAGCGCAAGGGCCGCAAGAAGCGCGGTTTCCTGAGCCGTTTCTTCGACCTGTAG
- a CDS encoding SseB family protein produces the protein MSSAPQPASDPTARQTSAGGERDLVTRLGEWVMSVLRTEPGWDSMLVEFKPQGGRVHLRVIENRAGTVIPGAAGPIKEDSPVLEVLSELQRACYVPGRGSWFSMSLTLAARDWPEPTLHTSASYHVHDEPHTYAQEGPYTAQDVLTQLSAFPRTQERTPLWAVELAQGAGVELPFAEPESDDAHGDVHPRLRAAAEAWSREPGDRALAGVLREALAGIVLLDVSGSELVPGEDGQPVGPKSDIRVQTVTQADGKRCLAVYTSTDEARQMFASSNRNPHMGEPVLLRQRASAMLAMVAQDEQYDEIVVDPSSGHATRISREQIEWVTRSPHNEPLKQALLDDNMANLLGALFNPQGHLMLGTRDQGDDALPVMLQPEQEGAAPDTLLVFTSAAEVAALDPALTVRSAPSRQILQFALDAGAAAICLNAVAPVATLPTEQLREMLELIAQREQATAADQRGEAGPGPGAAAANDAAGQAAAPNQGDAAN, from the coding sequence ATGAGCTCCGCACCCCAGCCCGCCTCGGACCCGACCGCACGGCAGACCTCCGCCGGTGGTGAGCGAGACCTCGTGACCCGCCTGGGTGAGTGGGTCATGTCCGTGCTGCGCACCGAGCCCGGGTGGGACTCCATGCTCGTGGAGTTCAAGCCGCAGGGCGGGCGGGTGCACCTGCGGGTCATCGAGAACCGTGCGGGCACCGTGATCCCCGGGGCCGCCGGGCCCATCAAGGAGGACAGCCCCGTGCTGGAGGTGCTCTCCGAGCTGCAGCGCGCGTGCTACGTGCCCGGCCGCGGCAGCTGGTTCTCCATGTCCCTGACGCTCGCCGCCCGGGACTGGCCCGAGCCCACGCTGCACACGAGTGCGTCCTACCACGTGCACGACGAGCCCCACACGTACGCCCAGGAGGGCCCCTACACCGCGCAGGACGTGCTCACGCAGCTCAGCGCGTTCCCCAGGACCCAGGAGCGCACGCCGCTGTGGGCCGTGGAGCTCGCGCAGGGGGCCGGCGTCGAGCTGCCGTTCGCGGAGCCGGAGTCGGACGACGCCCACGGGGACGTGCACCCCCGGCTGCGGGCCGCCGCCGAGGCGTGGTCCCGGGAACCGGGGGACCGGGCCCTGGCCGGGGTGCTGCGGGAGGCCCTCGCGGGGATCGTGCTGCTGGACGTCTCCGGGTCCGAGCTGGTCCCGGGGGAGGACGGCCAGCCCGTGGGCCCGAAGTCCGACATCCGCGTGCAGACGGTCACCCAGGCGGACGGCAAGCGCTGCCTGGCGGTGTACACCAGCACGGACGAGGCCCGGCAGATGTTCGCGAGCAGCAACCGCAACCCCCACATGGGCGAGCCCGTGCTGCTGCGCCAGCGCGCGAGCGCCATGCTGGCGATGGTGGCGCAGGACGAGCAGTACGACGAGATCGTGGTGGACCCGTCCTCCGGGCACGCCACGCGGATCTCCCGCGAGCAGATCGAGTGGGTCACGCGCTCCCCGCACAACGAGCCCCTCAAGCAGGCCCTGCTGGACGACAACATGGCCAACCTGCTGGGGGCGCTGTTCAACCCGCAGGGGCACCTGATGCTGGGCACCCGGGACCAGGGGGACGACGCCCTGCCGGTGATGCTCCAGCCCGAGCAGGAGGGGGCCGCCCCGGACACGCTGCTGGTGTTCACCTCGGCCGCGGAGGTCGCTGCCCTGGACCCGGCGCTGACCGTGCGCTCGGCACCGTCCCGGCAGATCCTCCAGTTCGCGCTGGACGCCGGTGCCGCCGCGATCTGCCTCAACGCCGTGGCGCCGGTGGCCACGCTGCCCACCGAGCAGCTGCGCGAGATGCTCGAGCTCATCGCCCAGCGTGAGCAGGCCACGGCCGCGGACCAGCGCGGCGAAGCGGGCCCGGGCCCGGGCGCAGCCGCAGCCAACGACGCCGCGGGGCAGGCTGCCGCGCCGAACCAGGGCGACGCCGCGAACTAG
- a CDS encoding catalase: MSDTTPHERGLRETGSFTTTQEGLPVPTNADAHSLSVGADGPIVLHDSYVVEKLAAFDRERVPERVVHAKGAGAFGELEITEDVSQYTKAAVFQPGTKTPMLARFSTVAGEQGSPDTWRDPRGFALKFYTTEGNLDIVGNNTPIFFVRDGIKFPDFIHSQKRLPGSGMRDNTMQWDFWTQSPESAHQVTYLMGPRGIPKDYRHMNGYGSHTYQWSNEAGERFWVKYHFISDQGTEGLTGPEAEEIAGKDADAHRRDLYESIEKGDFPSWTMYVQVMPYEDAKTYRFNPFDVTKTISKKDYPRIKVGKFTLNQNPLNYFAQIEQAAFSPSNTVPGVEISPDKMLMTRVFSYPDTHRHRIGANFADLPVNFPYRAEQNSYSQDGPMRYTFKHPNQPVYAPNTQGGPVAGAGPAVADNMRWESDGELLRTAATLHSEDDDFGQAGTLYREVFSDEEKAEAVENIAGHVGDVMDETIKEAAFQYWEKVDPELGRRVREAEARNSGSDAYGI, from the coding sequence ATGTCTGACACCACTCCCCACGAGCGCGGACTGCGCGAGACCGGGTCGTTCACCACCACCCAGGAGGGCCTGCCGGTCCCCACCAACGCGGACGCGCACTCCCTCAGCGTGGGCGCGGACGGGCCCATCGTGCTGCACGACTCCTACGTCGTGGAGAAGCTCGCGGCCTTCGACCGTGAGCGCGTCCCCGAGCGCGTGGTCCACGCCAAGGGCGCCGGCGCCTTCGGCGAGCTCGAGATCACCGAGGACGTCTCCCAGTACACCAAGGCCGCCGTGTTCCAGCCGGGCACCAAGACCCCCATGCTGGCGCGCTTCTCCACCGTGGCCGGCGAGCAGGGCTCGCCGGACACCTGGCGCGACCCCCGCGGCTTCGCCCTGAAGTTCTACACCACCGAGGGCAACCTGGACATCGTGGGCAACAACACCCCGATCTTCTTCGTCCGCGACGGCATCAAGTTCCCGGACTTCATCCACTCGCAGAAGCGTCTGCCGGGCTCCGGCATGCGTGACAACACCATGCAGTGGGACTTCTGGACCCAGTCGCCCGAGTCCGCCCACCAGGTCACCTACCTGATGGGCCCGCGCGGCATCCCGAAGGACTACCGCCACATGAACGGCTACGGCTCCCACACCTACCAGTGGAGCAACGAGGCCGGCGAGCGGTTCTGGGTCAAGTACCACTTCATCTCGGACCAGGGCACCGAGGGCCTGACCGGCCCGGAGGCCGAGGAGATCGCCGGCAAGGACGCCGATGCCCACCGCCGCGACCTCTACGAGTCCATCGAGAAGGGCGACTTCCCGTCCTGGACCATGTACGTGCAGGTCATGCCGTACGAGGACGCCAAGACGTACCGCTTCAACCCCTTCGACGTCACCAAGACGATCTCCAAGAAGGACTACCCGCGCATCAAGGTGGGCAAGTTCACACTGAACCAGAACCCGCTGAACTACTTCGCGCAGATCGAGCAGGCGGCGTTCTCCCCCAGCAACACCGTTCCCGGTGTGGAGATCTCCCCGGACAAGATGCTCATGACCCGCGTGTTCTCCTACCCGGACACGCACCGTCACCGCATCGGCGCGAACTTCGCGGACCTGCCCGTGAACTTTCCGTACCGCGCGGAGCAGAACTCGTACTCCCAGGACGGGCCCATGCGGTACACGTTCAAGCACCCGAACCAGCCGGTCTACGCGCCCAACACCCAGGGCGGCCCCGTGGCCGGTGCGGGCCCCGCCGTGGCGGACAACATGCGGTGGGAGTCCGACGGTGAGCTGCTGCGCACCGCCGCCACCCTGCACTCCGAGGACGACGACTTCGGCCAGGCCGGGACCCTCTACCGCGAGGTGTTCTCCGACGAGGAGAAGGCCGAGGCGGTCGAGAACATCGCCGGGCACGTGGGCGACGTGATGGACGAGACCATCAAGGAGGCCGCCTTCCAGTACTGGGAGAAGGTGGACCCCGAGCTCGGCCGCCGCGTGCGCGAGGCCGAGGCCCGCAACTCCGGTTCGGACGCCTACGGCATCTGA
- a CDS encoding Fur family transcriptional regulator — protein sequence METTAEISSHPSREEWTSHLRSHGRRVTRQRLAVLDAVDAVPHATAEDTVKQVRSVLPNMSVQSVYVVLADLAAIGMVSKFEPPGSPARYEIRTGDNHHHAYCIHCGVIQDVPCAVGHAPCLTPSQDHGFQLLSAEVVYRGVCPQCQQDIAAGALEAQQFPSSVGSHPSPRRNHV from the coding sequence ATGGAGACCACCGCCGAGATCTCATCGCATCCCTCGCGGGAGGAGTGGACCTCGCACCTGCGCTCCCACGGGCGCAGGGTCACCAGGCAACGTCTCGCGGTGCTGGATGCCGTGGACGCTGTGCCGCACGCCACGGCGGAGGACACGGTCAAGCAGGTCCGCTCGGTCCTGCCCAACATGTCCGTGCAGTCCGTCTACGTGGTCCTCGCGGACCTCGCGGCCATCGGCATGGTGTCCAAGTTCGAACCGCCCGGATCTCCGGCGCGGTACGAGATCCGCACCGGTGACAACCACCACCACGCGTACTGCATCCACTGCGGCGTCATCCAGGACGTGCCGTGCGCGGTGGGACACGCCCCGTGTCTCACGCCTTCGCAGGACCACGGCTTCCAGCTGCTGTCCGCGGAGGTGGTGTACCGGGGGGTCTGTCCGCAGTGTCAGCAGGACATCGCGGCAGGCGCCCTCGAGGCGCAGCAATTCCCATCTTCCGTCGGATCCCATCCATCACCCAGGAGGAACCATGTCTGA